A window from Thunnus albacares chromosome 19, fThuAlb1.1, whole genome shotgun sequence encodes these proteins:
- the LOC122969778 gene encoding progranulin-like isoform X1, with the protein MLRITVWLLVGVCGFASCNNICPDGNVLSDLSTCCMTTDGYRACPYPNAVCCSDLEHCCPSGFRCNLVTQMCEKVNQPWMNIPMVKKEAAEKPSTLLIPVSPLQELKNNLDQKKSKIVHCDNYHACPDGTTCCRHPGGVWFCCPISPGKCCLDGYHCCPSGFDCDLTYTHCVRQGLSYPFTPKQALSSVPATLISTSEDNDNLQETPMAALTEANGGTLEVGVIRCDLKFYCSAGTTCCKRAKGQWSCCPYPLGQCCADGLHCCEYGYTCDPSSMNCRQWYSQIPSGTQEDAKTD; encoded by the exons ATGTTGAGGATCACTGTATGGCTGTTGGTGGGAGTGTGCGGGTTTGCATCTTGCAACAACATATGCCCTGATGGGAACGTCCTCTCAGATCTCTCCACCTGCTGTATGACTACAGATGGATATCGCGCTTGTCCATATCCCAAC GCTGTGTGCTGCTCCGACTTGGAGCACTGCTGCCCCTCAGGGTTTCGCTGTAACCTGGTTACCCAGATGTGTGAGAAAGTAAACCAGCCATGGATGAACATACCCATGGTGAAGAAGGAAGCTGCAGAGAAACCAAGCACCCTTCTTATACCCGTCTCTCCCCTTCAGGAGCTCAAAAACAACCTAGAccaaaaaaagagtaaaattgTCCACTGTGACAACTACCATGCCTGTCCTGATGGCACCACCTGCTGCAGACACCCAGGAGGTGTCTGGTTCTGTTGCCCCATCTCTCCT GGCAAGTGTTGTCTGGATGGCTACCACTGTTGTCCATCTGGCTTTGACTGTGACCTTACCTACACGCACTGTGTGAGACAAGGCCTGAGCTATCCTTTCACCCCTAAACAAGCTCTGTCTTCAGTTCCTGCCACTCTCATTTCAACCTCAGAGGACAATGACAACCTGCAGGAG ACACCTATGGCAGCTCTAACAGAGGCTAATGGCGGCACCCTTGAGGTTGGAGTCATTCGCTGTGATTTGAAGTTCTACTGCTCAGCGGGGACAACTTGCTGCAAGAGAGCGAAAGGCCAGTGGAGCTGCTGTCCCTACCCACTG GGCCAGTGTTGTGCAGATGGACTGCACTGCTGTGAATATGGATATACCTGTGACCCCTCCTCCATGAATTGCAGACAATGGTACTCTCAGATCCCCTCAGGAACACAAGAAGATGCCAAAACAGACTGA
- the LOC122969778 gene encoding progranulin-like isoform X2: MLRITVWLLVGVCGFASCNITCLDGNICPDLSTCCMTRDGYRCCPYPKAVCCSDLEHCCPSGFRCNLVTQMCEKVNQPWMNIPMVKKEAAEKPSTLLIPVSPLQELKNNLDQKKSKIVHCDNYHACPDGTTCCRHPGGVWFCCPISPGKCCLDGYHCCPSGFDCDLTYTHCVRQGLSYPFTPKQALSSVPATLISTSEDNDNLQETPMAALTEANGGTLEVGVIRCDLKFYCSAGTTCCKRAKGQWSCCPYPLGQCCADGLHCCEYGYTCDPSSMNCRQWYSQIPSGTQEDAKTD; this comes from the exons ATGTTGAGAATCACTGTATGGCTGTTGGTGGGAGTGTGTGGGTTTGCGTCTTGCAACATCACATGTCTTGACGGGAACATCTGCCCTGATCTCTCCACCTGCTGTATGACTAGAGATGGATATCGCTGCTGTCCATATCCCAAA GCTGTGTGCTGCTCCGACTTGGAGCACTGCTGCCCCTCAGGGTTTCGCTGTAACCTGGTTACCCAGATGTGTGAGAAAGTAAACCAGCCATGGATGAACATACCCATGGTGAAGAAGGAAGCTGCAGAGAAACCAAGCACCCTTCTTATACCCGTCTCTCCCCTTCAGGAGCTCAAAAACAACCTAGAccaaaaaaagagtaaaattgTCCACTGTGACAACTACCATGCCTGTCCTGATGGCACCACCTGCTGCAGACACCCAGGAGGTGTCTGGTTCTGTTGCCCCATCTCTCCT GGCAAGTGTTGTCTGGATGGCTACCACTGTTGTCCATCTGGCTTTGACTGTGACCTTACCTACACGCACTGTGTGAGACAAGGCCTGAGCTATCCTTTCACCCCTAAACAAGCTCTGTCTTCAGTTCCTGCCACTCTCATTTCAACCTCAGAGGACAATGACAACCTGCAGGAG ACACCTATGGCAGCTCTAACAGAGGCTAATGGCGGCACCCTTGAGGTTGGAGTCATTCGCTGTGATTTGAAGTTCTACTGCTCAGCGGGGACAACTTGCTGCAAGAGAGCGAAAGGCCAGTGGAGCTGCTGTCCCTACCCACTG GGCCAGTGTTGTGCAGATGGACTGCACTGCTGTGAATATGGATATACCTGTGACCCCTCCTCCATGAATTGCAGACAATGGTACTCTCAGATCCCCTCAGGAACACAAGAAGATGCCAAAACAGACTGA
- the LOC122969778 gene encoding progranulin-like isoform X3: protein MLRITVWLLVGVCGFASCNNICPDGNVLSDLSTCCMTTDGYRACPYPNAVCCSDLEHCCPSGFRCNLGTQMCEKVNQPWMNIPMVKKEAAEKPSTLLIPVSPLQELKNNLDQKKSSVVHCDNYHTCPDGTTCCRHPKGVWFCCPYSSGKCCLDGYHCCPSGFDCDLTYTHCVRQGLSYPFTPKQALSSVPATLISTSEDNDNLQEDQ, encoded by the exons ATGTTGAGGATCACTGTATGGCTGTTGGTGGGAGTGTGCGGGTTTGCATCTTGCAACAACATATGCCCTGATGGGAACGTCCTCTCAGATCTCTCCACCTGCTGTATGACTACAGATGGATATCGCGCTTGTCCATATCCCAAC GCTGTGTGCTGCTCCGACTTGGAGCACTGCTGTCCCTCAGGGTTTCGCTGTAACCTGGGTACCCAGATGTGTGAGAAAGTAAACCAGCCATGGATGAACATACCCATGGTGAAGAAGGAAGCTGCAGAGAAACCAAGCACCCTTCTTATACCCGTCTCTCCCCTTCAGGAGCTCAAAAACAACCTAGACCAAAAAAAGAGTTCAGTTGTCCACTGTGACAACTACCATACCTGTCCTGATGGCACCACCTGCTGCAGACACCCAAAAGGTGTCTGGTTCTGTTGCCCCTACTCCTCT GGCAAGTGTTGTCTGGATGGCTACCACTGTTGTCCATCTGGCTTTGACTGTGACCTTACCTACACGCACTGTGTGAGGCAAGGCCTGAGCTATCCTTTCACCCCTAAACAAGCTCTGTCTTCAGTTCCTGCCACTCTCATTTCAACCTCAGAGGACAATGACAACCTGCAGGAG GACCAGTGA